In Conger conger chromosome 9, fConCon1.1, whole genome shotgun sequence, the genomic stretch TCAGTAAATCAATttgaatctgaaaaaaacaattagAAAACTACACTGGCTCGACTAATTCACATCACACAGTAAATTAGAAAGCTCTCCAGAccctgaaaaatgtgtttgcccaATCAGAGTATCTGGTCTGGATCCAGAATGCAGAAGCGGAGAGGAGGGGCTGGAGCAGGTCAGAGGGGCTGTGAACCcggggagcagcagcaggggctGGAGCGATTCTCGGGCGGCTGCAGGAGACGCTCCGTGGCTGTGCTCCTCCCTTTTGGTGATGTGGGAGAAGATTCGCTGCAGGGTTTGACCAGCAGGAAGAGGAGCCGCCGCGGCGTGTCGGCACGGTAACATGGGGCCCGTGGGCTGACCTCTCCCCGGGCCGTGACGGTGCAGTCTGCACTCTGCGGGGCGGAGGGGCGGCCTCTTCAGTCACACGGCGGGAAGGAGACGCCAGTGCGGTTAGAgccagctgcacacacacacacacacacacacacacgcacacacacacacacacgcacacttacacatacttacacccacacacacacatgcttagaCACGCTTAcacccacgcacatacacacgcacatacacacacacacacacacagacacacacgcacgtacacacatacacacaagcgtGCACTTACACgcttacacccacacacacaccctgacacccacgcacatatacacacacgcaaatacacacacacacactgacaaccacacacatacacacatatgcttaTACACATTCACGCACAAGCTTACacccgcacatacacacacacagttgtacTTGCATCCTTATGGGGACTGCAGGGTGAGGAAGAGGGAACTGGGACAGCGTAATAATGCATGGGCGACAGGGAACTGGGacaggaggaggtggggtgTGAAGGAAGGAAGATGAAAGAGATGGAATTGGGGAAGGTAAGGATTGAGAGCTCTGCGGTAGTGgaacccctcccccctgcagACAAACGCAGACTGATTGAGATGTTCTCCATTCTCTTCTCACTGCGAGCCGTAGATAAGACGTACAGTTAAATCCTATCCCACTGCAGAGACGTGGAGAGAAAGGCTGAACTCACACTCACCTCTCCTCACCAGCACCCCCCCACCAGAACTTTTAAATCACATCCAGACAGTGTTCAGAAAGAGCCCAAGTTCAATTCAGGAGTTCCAggaaagttggtattgtatggAGAGATTAAACTCCATATGACCATTTGAGCTACTTTCTCTTCTCACCCGCCCTCTTATCTACCATCTCTCTTCCATCtctccttttcctctctctcttgttcagGCGTCTTGTTCAGTCTCACTTTCTGTGAGgcacggggaggggtgtttTGCGCATCTCATAAATCTCTTAAAGGTTCTGTCGCAGAGGTTGCATGGAGTAAAGACTTGGAGCTGCATCCACATAAGGGCGGCACATAGCGCTGAAATTGCAGTGCTATTCAATGTCaggagtgtatatatttttacaggACTGCTGAAACCTTGTCAAACTCACACTGCCATCTGCAGTCAGAAACGGGCATGGCCCATTCAGTGCTTCAGCGCTTCAGTGCTTCCTTCATCGATTAAAGCAGCGCATTCCAGATATGTGGGTCTAAACCGGTTAgcgattttaaggtgaaaagaGAAATCTGCTGACTCTGGGACCCTCTGACCGTAGTTGGCCAGTCCTATTTAAAAGCATGTATTACAAAACTGATCATGAAAAGGTGAAAACACAGTGAATATGAGACTGGGAATTCTAATCATTGATTTAATTTCCTTGAGTGTTACACGATTTGTCATTTCCGCAGATGAGGTCAAAGTTATTGATTATTTGCGAAACTGTCTAAATcaatgtgtgattgtgagtgatgAGTGTGTTTTCAGACTATTGGCATCTCCCACATACCGTTTCCCACCTAGTTCCCCCTTTTCTTCACTCTTCTTTCCTCTtcccattcctctctctcctcaccctctctcattcCACCCCCTCTGTCATTTCTGCCCCTCTTTCACCCTTCCTCTACATCTACCCTATGTGTCCACACTGTCATCTACCCTATGTGTCCACACTGTCATCTACCCTACGTGTCCATACTGTCATCTACCCTACGTGTCCACACTGTCATCTACCCTACGTGTCCACACTgtctccccccctcactctctccagcTGAGCCCCAGGGTCTGGGCGACGAAGGCGTATATGTGCGTGTCCTCCAGGATGGCCTTGGCGGTGGGCTTGCCGGCCCCGTGGCCGCTCTTGGTGTCCACGCGCAGGAGCAGGGGCTGGGTCTGCCCAGCTCTGTTCCCCACACCGTGCTGCAGGGCGGCGGCGTACTTCAGCGTGTGCAGGGGCACCACGCGGTCATCATGGTCCGCCGTCAGCAGCAGCATGGCGGGGTACGGGGGCCCGTCCCGGGGCCCGGGGGGGAGGTTGTGCAGGGGGGAGTATCTGAGACAGGGGCCGAGGTGAAAGGGCAAAATTAAAGCAGAGGTTTTTCTattcccgtgtgtgtgtgtgtgtgtatttctgtgtatatgactgtgtgtgtgcatgcatgtcacTCACTTGTAGAGCCAATCAAACTGCTTAGGGTCGTCTGAGCAGCCGTAGTCAGTGGTCCAGGCATGTCCGATGGTGAACTTGTGGAACTTGAGCATGTCCATCACCCCCACCTCAGCCACGGCACAGCCAAACAGCTCAGGTCTCTGGTTCACACAGGCGCCTGGGCGGGGAAGCAGGAGAGAGACCGCAACCTCTTCACCACCACTCTTGCTGTTCATGCTGACACACATTAAGCCACTAAACACGCCCACAACCATGATTGAGGGCTCTGTTTTAATTCTGCACTGAATCTAGATGAGCCCAATAGAGATCGAATTTACTCTATCAGACTAGAATGGACTTTATTGGTGTTGAGTAACACAGAAAATGTGACTAAGTCACATTACATCAGTCTTACATACAGATGCAGTCTCGGTTTTTACTGCCGCATCCGTTTTctgggacaaaaaaaaatcGAATTGAGGTTGAACTAGAATAGGGTTTTTGTGTTATGAAACTGGTTAACGCAATCCTTGCATGATGACTCACATATTGACGTTCCCTTTGCCAGTTAATACAATGTAATACAGGCCCTGCCTGAATCTCAGAAAtgaacattaaaacataaacgGAAACTACCTCCTAACTACTCGCAGCCATTTCTGATAGAAGTGATTAAACTGAAAAGAATTAATGAAAAGGTGTGTAATGGTCTTACTGTGGAAGATTAACGGCTACTCTAAAGCAgggaaataatgtattattttccaCTCCTACAGTTCCCAGTCTCAGTGTGCACACAGACCTTTATTTGGGCGCCTCTGTTTAAACCATGCAGAGGCACAATGCTCTTTTGACTCTATGGGCTTCAGAGCACAGAATCTCCCCAATCCTATTGtactattaatcacaaaaaggctgatgttagcgttagggctgatcagtttaatttcctgtcctttgaggctttcagcaaatgcaaacatttcacttaaaacatagtgttttgtgattaattttcttagtttttacacCGGGAGGTTCTATTAATACTTGATAGGtcattataaatatgcattaaaaataaacccCTGGGCTGAGAACTTGGCTTAAAGAATCTATTCGGCCCACTAGCTAAATGTTTAACTGTAATCCACATTTCTTATAATTGGCGAAAGTTGTATTTTTCTATTGTCTTTGTTGAAGTTGAGTTGTCaaccaaaggttttgttttttatagctagctagcatgcgTAATGATACATGTTTTGAAAGTATATgaagcatcattcttttccatttcaacaataATTCTGCTGTCGGAAGCGCAGTGCTTCAGTCAAATCTTAAGGAGACGCCAACTGCCTGCCATCAACACGATATTTGCAGATTGTATGTTCTCATGTGTAACATTCATGAGAAATATCCCACATCAAGGTATAGCTTTTAAAAGCCTATAGACTATAGACTAGCTAGCTTGGTAAAAATGTCGCTGCCATTTTATCGTGCTAGAGCTGGATAGCCTTGGTGTTCATGACTAGcttaataaactaacatagctggcgatttatctgaaggttttctgtttatgtacgcCGACCTTGCGGTACTGTATCTGATACATTTCCACAAATTGAATGTTTGCCACTTTGGACAGTCAGTGAGACTGGCGGCTGCCAGCTTGTTGATATGTACGGTCGTCTACCTAGATACCTGCACACAATATTGTTGCCGAACATAACGGTTTATTTCGAACTTTAAATTAGCTTCATTTATGGTTAGCATTGTGTCTCGCCATGTTAAGTCTATTAACTTAATTACGGACATATAATGAATTGTCTTGTGTCGGGATCCGTTGGATTTCAATTGAAttgtttttgtgcaaaaaaaaaagtgtttatgcACATTTTCTAAGGGCATTCATACCACAGAAATCAGTAGTTGGCCGGtccgttgccattgtagtagaccatTGAAATGGAATTGAGATTGATTTTAAAACGGGATATAaaaaatgtgctattttgaatggaagtgccaaccaatgcAAACATATAGTTACTGCTCTCACTATATAGCATGTGAACATGTGCTGTTCTCATGATCTGCCCTTCCCCCTGTACTCTGCCTCACTTATGAACACCGCCCCCTGCTGGCGTGTTGTGTGTAGTGATGGAGGGCAATGCTCAGTAGCTGGGTGTCCTGTTGTGTCGAGTGTGGCTATGCGCCTCCTCCGAGCCTTACCCACAAGCAGTCCTCCGTTGGAGGCCCCATTGATGGCAATGCGGCTGGCAGAGGTATAGCCCTCTTTGATCAGGAACTCCGCCGCGCACTGGAAGTCATCAAAGCAGTTCTGCTTGTTTCCCAGGGAACCAGCTGGAGAGGGAGTCGCAGGGAGCACCACAAACAGACTGGAGTAAATAAAACTGGGCCAAGAGCTGTTATCCAcaggtgtgcgtgcgtgcgtgcgtgcgtgcgtgcgtgcgtgtgtgcgtgtgtgtctgtctttctgtgtgagtgtgtctttgtgtccaTGCATACGGTGCAATATATTCAGTTGGTAAATTGTCAGGTATTTTCAGAAGGCAGGTGGATGGATAGGTATGGAGGTGTGGACAGCGGCTCATTCCCATTGCTTATTTTTTCACATTCTTTCTCTTTGTTCCTTGTCTGACCCCGGAAATTGATTGAGGAGCTAGAAGCCAGGAGCTAAGAGGTTCCTGACGATTTcctgagcaagaaaacatcctTTCCTCGCAGCATTTTTGCGGAAAGCATGACATATAAACGACCggcctgtggatccacctctccccacctgccacgTCTGATACTGACGTGTGAAGGAGCAAGTTCAgtccatttgcctaatttgcATTATCTCGATTCCCGCAtcttcacctccttttctcACTCCCTTTTTTGTTTAAAGAATAGCTGAAGTGGTGTGTTCAGTAGACCAGTGTAAAGGATAGCTGTACCTTTGTGCCAGGTCTGTCCATACTCTCCTCCCCCCCTGATATTGGCCACAGCCAGGATTCCCCCCAGGTGTCTGACGAATAGCAGGTAGGCCACACTGTGGGGGAGTGAGAGTAACAACTGTGGGTGACAATCGTGTTCATACTGAGCGAATAcaaacagatacaaacacagtaCACAAGTCCTCTCAATATATTCCTACGCTGATAGATGGACACAGATTTACAGACCTGAAGTCAGACAGGCACACTCTTGtgtccacgcacacacacaccacacaaaccccAGACCCCACACTATAGTACTGACTTGTAATGGGGCTGAATGGCGTTCTCAAAGCCTCCATATCCATACAGGAATACAGGGTGGGATCCATCCTTTTGGATCCCCTTAGCATGCACCAGGAACATTGGGATTTTGGTTCCATCCTTGCTGGGGTAGAACAcctgacacagagcagagatgcGTTGGGTTCCACAGACCAGTTTTGCTTCTCTTTTCACCCATGCAAGATTGAGGACATGGGCAGACATTGACTGCAATTGACTGGTGGTCAACCTCGTCTGTATGATGTTGTAGTCATTCTCTCCTCTATGGTGTTGTAGTCAGTCTCACCTGTATGGTGTTGTAGTCAGTCTCACCTGTATGGGTCTGTAGTCAGTCTCTCCTGTATGGGTTTGTGGTCAGTCTCTCCTGTATGGGTTTGTGGTCAGTCTCTCCTGTATGGGTTTGTGGTCAGTCTCACCTGTATGGGTCTGTGGTCAGTCTCacctgtgtgggtctgtggtcagtctcacctgtgtgggtctgtggtcaGTCTCACCTGTATGGGTCTGTGGTCAGTCTCacctgtgtgggtctgtggtcagtctcacctgtgtgggtctgtggtcagtctcacctgtgtgggtctgtggtcaGTCTCACCTGTATGGGTCTGTGGTCAGTCTCacctgtgtgggtctgtggtcaGTCTCACCTGTATGGGTCTGTGGtcagtctctcctgtgtgggtctgtggtcGGTCTCacctgtgtgggtctgtggtcGGTCTCacctgtgtgggtctgtggtcaGTCTCACCTGTGTGGTCTGATAGTCGGCTGGCTGCACTCCCTTCACCTCCACCTCTCTGAAGATGGTGGGTTCGggctcagggacactcaggTCACAGTGGTAGATGATCCCTGTGGATGAGATGAGGAGCTTCATACACTGTCTGTccttcatccctccccctttcccatCACTCCCCCTCTACCTCTGCATCCCTCTTTCCTTCACCTTCTATAGGGTACACTGTAGGGATTTTGAGTGGGAATAGGGAATTTGGTAGAGCAGCATGCAATATTGGGAATATGGGGAAATTAGAACAATGTTTAAGAATTAAATGCAGTATGCTGTTGGTGGTGAATGGGGTACAGTATTGACGATGTGGTTTATAGCATTGAGGGTGAATTGGAGGGGGAGCACTGAAGCTGTTGTGAAAAACAGTTGAGAACCTGGAGTGGTGAAGGAGGTGAACTTGTAGAAGAAGTCTGAGTGTTTCTTCTTGCAGCTGACACCCGCCACGGTCCCCACATCCAAGGGCAGGTCCTTGAATAGTTTCCCGGACGACAGCTCATACAACTGCAGTATGTCCTTGACGTCATGCACATAGTTCACCAGCAGATGGCGCTGGTTCACACAGGACACAAACCCTGCATGCGCACATACCGCACATACCATGCCCAGAGCCCACAGGAAGAAAGGGAAAGGAGGTTTGAGAATAAATTATAAGACAATGAAAATGATTAGATATCACtgcacatacattttattatagTATCTGGCCCCAATGGACTGTATGATAGTTACGAAGTTAAACAGACAGCTTACATATGCTCTCGCTTATGGAAATGGAATATACTTCAAATCAGAGAGCAAATGTGTTACTAATAGAGATTACATGTGTTACTAATATTATTCCACATTAGCGCAGTGTATTTCAGATATGGCAGCGGTGCACATCAAAAAACCCTCAACCCGCAAACCCCAGAAGCACCCCCACAACACAATATGAGTACTGCActctgtcatacacacacacacagaaacaaacacataccATTTCTGTTCACTTGAAGTATTCAAATCATAACCCTTTTAACTACCTTCCATCACCTTccagccccccccaccaccacacacacacacatacacacatacactcacacacacacgcacatacactcacacacacacgcacacacacacacatacactgacacgcacacactcacacgcacacacacacacacacacacatacactcacacgcacacacacacgcacgtacactcacatgcacacacacacacactcacacgcacacacacacacacacacgtacactcacatgcacacacacacacacacatacactcacacgcacgtacactcacatgcacacacgcacacacacacacatacactcacacgcacacacacacgcacacactcacatgcacacacacacacacacacacatacactcacatgcacacgcatacactcacatgcatacacacacacacacacacacacacaaacgtgtcTTGGTCTCTCACCCAGGACATCTTTATCGTGCTGAGGGATTAGGTTCTGCCAGTGCGCTGGGTCAGGTTTCTGCAGGTCAATGTTGATAAGGCGGTATCGTGGTGCCTGCAGGTTGGTGCGGAAGGTGAAAACGCTGCCCTCGTTAGTGATGTAGGAGTACTGCGCCTCAAAGTTGTTCACCAGCTTTACCCAAGGGAGCAGACCTGGAGGAACATAATAGGTACAACTATATTATATGACAACCCATATTGCTGTCAGTGTTCAAGTGTTCAGACAGCACAATGGTGATGTGCTCTGATACCATATATGTGGATGTCCAGTCAGTGATGGTTGGTTTTTGCAGCTCTGACTCTGTTCTCTCTTTTGGTTAGTATGTGAGATATCTTGTGCAAATAATGTGCAGTCGTTTCATTCCGCTCTCTTTACTTCACACAGAAAGAGGCTTACTAAAAGAAGGAggtgtatatttaaatatataaggTACGGTAGGTGAGGTGGACATTTGGAGATTTGGAGAAGATGTACAGGTTAATCTGATGAATGTTACACTTAAAAAATCAGACGGTGGCATCAGACGGGCAAACAGGGGATCCCACTTCTATGGTAACTTTATGCAGCAAGCGGATTACCAGGATAGTCCCCCTCTTAATGGTGTGAAAGGAACAGGACTAAAGAAAACTTAAGCGGTCTCTTAATAACA encodes the following:
- the LOC133137088 gene encoding prolyl endopeptidase-like — translated: MDFKYPAARRDENKVDDYHGTKVPDPYCWLEDPDSEETKAFVEEQNKLTMPFLEQCTVKAQFHQRLTELYDYPKYSCPYKRGGRFFYFHNKGLQNQDVLYVQDSLDSPASVFFDPNELSEDGTVALKMARLSEECEYFAYGLSSSGSDWVTVRFLKADDLTPLPDVLERVKFSCLAWTHDARGIFYNSYPASAGDKADGTETTCNLNQKLFYHKIGTSQSEDILVAEFPDHPKWHSGATVSDDGRYVVLSITEGCEPVNQLWYCDLQQLPNGITGLLPWVKLVNNFEAQYSYITNEGSVFTFRTNLQAPRYRLINIDLQKPDPAHWQNLIPQHDKDVLGFVSCVNQRHLLVNYVHDVKDILQLYELSSGKLFKDLPLDVGTVAGVSCKKKHSDFFYKFTSFTTPGIIYHCDLSVPEPEPTIFREVEVKGVQPADYQTTQVFYPSKDGTKIPMFLVHAKGIQKDGSHPVFLYGYGGFENAIQPHYNVAYLLFVRHLGGILAVANIRGGGEYGQTWHKAGSLGNKQNCFDDFQCAAEFLIKEGYTSASRIAINGASNGGLLVGACVNQRPELFGCAVAEVGVMDMLKFHKFTIGHAWTTDYGCSDDPKQFDWLYKYSPLHNLPPGPRDGPPYPAMLLLTADHDDRVVPLHTLKYAAALQHGVGNRAGQTQPLLLRVDTKSGHGAGKPTAKAILEDTHIYAFVAQTLGLSWRE